In Companilactobacillus allii, one genomic interval encodes:
- a CDS encoding catalase, translating into MTKKLTTEAGQPFADNQHTQTAGSRGPVLIQDYDMLEKIAHFDRERIPERVVHAKGAGATGVFELENDMGKYTKADLFSGAGKKTPIMMRISQVAGEKGYPDTVRDVRGFSIKFYTQEGNYDIVGNNTPVFFVNDPLKFPDFIHSQKRDPKTNRRTQDMQWDFWSHSPESLHQVTYLMGDRGLPASYRTMNGYGSHTFKWVNKDGEQFWIKYHMMSNQGVKNISAQLADKLASENTDYLQDDLFDAIDKGDFPSWNMYVQIIPYEEGLKYKWDIFDVTKVVSHKDYPLIKVGKLTLNKNPENYFTDVEEAAVSPANFVPGIEPSPDKLLQGRLFAYKDTQRYRLGANFEDLPVNRPLVEVHNYERDGAMKSDNQGSGVNYEPNSFDGPKEVPNAAIKHYEVEGMAGNQAYSHNVDYTTQPGDLYRLMSDEEKDRLIETIKDNLGQVKKDEIKILEIKQFYGADKDYGTRVAKALNMDIDEIMNSENFV; encoded by the coding sequence ATGACAAAGAAACTTACAACGGAAGCCGGACAACCTTTTGCAGATAATCAACATACACAAACTGCTGGTTCAAGGGGACCTGTATTGATCCAAGATTATGATATGTTGGAAAAAATAGCACATTTTGATAGAGAACGTATTCCCGAACGTGTCGTTCATGCTAAGGGTGCGGGTGCTACAGGAGTATTTGAACTAGAAAATGATATGGGAAAGTATACAAAAGCTGATCTATTTTCTGGAGCAGGTAAGAAAACACCTATTATGATGAGAATTTCTCAAGTTGCTGGTGAGAAAGGTTATCCAGATACAGTTAGAGATGTTAGAGGATTTTCTATTAAATTCTATACACAAGAGGGTAATTACGATATTGTCGGTAATAATACACCGGTATTTTTTGTGAATGATCCGCTGAAATTCCCTGACTTTATCCATTCTCAAAAACGTGATCCCAAAACTAATAGACGTACTCAAGATATGCAGTGGGACTTTTGGTCACATTCACCTGAGTCATTACATCAAGTGACTTACTTAATGGGTGATCGTGGACTTCCAGCTTCATATCGGACTATGAATGGATACGGTTCACATACATTCAAGTGGGTCAATAAAGATGGAGAACAGTTCTGGATCAAGTACCATATGATGTCAAATCAAGGGGTTAAGAATATTTCAGCACAACTTGCTGATAAACTTGCCTCTGAAAATACTGATTATCTACAAGATGATTTGTTCGATGCCATTGATAAAGGCGACTTTCCATCATGGAATATGTATGTTCAAATAATTCCATATGAAGAAGGTTTGAAGTATAAATGGGATATTTTTGATGTTACAAAAGTTGTTTCTCATAAAGACTATCCGTTGATAAAAGTTGGTAAGTTGACCTTGAACAAGAATCCTGAGAATTATTTCACAGATGTTGAAGAGGCTGCTGTATCACCAGCTAACTTTGTCCCTGGTATTGAACCTTCACCTGATAAGTTGTTACAAGGTAGATTGTTCGCATATAAGGATACGCAAAGATATAGACTAGGTGCTAATTTCGAAGATCTACCGGTAAATAGACCATTGGTTGAAGTACATAATTATGAACGTGATGGAGCAATGAAGAGCGACAATCAAGGTTCAGGAGTTAACTATGAACCTAACTCATTTGATGGCCCTAAAGAAGTTCCTAATGCAGCAATCAAACATTACGAAGTTGAAGGAATGGCCGGTAATCAGGCATATAGTCATAACGTTGATTATACGACTCAACCCGGTGACCTTTACAGATTGATGTCTGATGAGGAAAAGGATCGATTGATCGAAACGATCAAAGATAATCTTGGACAAGTGAAGAAAGATGAGATCAAGATATTAGAAATCAAACAATTCTATGGAGCCGATAAAGATTACGGTACTAGAGTTGCCAAGGCATTAAACATGGATATTGATGAGATTATGAACAGTGAGAACTTTGTTTAA
- a CDS encoding alpha/beta hydrolase translates to MINRISLESEALAICEGTDPHPRIYEGSADDGRKILNDLQNSPVTKSNVDIQDVAVDTGEWGQINVRIIRPEANYGKLPVIFYIHGAGWVFGNAHTHDKLVRELALRTNSVVVFPEYSLSPEAKYPTAIEQNYAALKWVEKNAKDINVDIDKLTVAGDSVGGNMATVMTLMAKERKGPQIKQQLLYYPVTNANFDTESYNTFADHYYLTKEGMEWFWDQYTTDPEQRAEITASPLRATKEQLEGLPDAMILNGEADVLRDEGEEYARHLREAGVDVTQIQFQGMIHDFVMINSLDEAKATRAAMDASTKWLNKKNNK, encoded by the coding sequence ATGATTAACAGAATATCTTTAGAGTCAGAAGCTTTAGCTATTTGTGAGGGAACAGATCCACATCCACGTATTTATGAGGGATCAGCCGATGATGGTAGAAAGATCCTAAATGATCTTCAAAACAGCCCTGTAACTAAGAGTAATGTGGATATACAAGATGTAGCCGTAGATACAGGAGAATGGGGTCAAATCAACGTACGTATTATTAGACCTGAAGCAAACTATGGTAAATTGCCTGTTATTTTCTACATTCATGGTGCTGGTTGGGTGTTTGGTAATGCCCATACACATGACAAACTTGTTAGAGAACTTGCCCTAAGAACTAACTCAGTCGTTGTCTTCCCTGAGTACAGCCTATCTCCAGAAGCAAAATATCCAACAGCCATCGAACAAAACTACGCCGCTTTAAAATGGGTTGAAAAAAACGCTAAAGATATCAATGTAGACATTGATAAACTAACAGTTGCTGGTGATAGTGTTGGAGGTAACATGGCTACTGTTATGACATTAATGGCAAAAGAACGTAAGGGTCCACAGATTAAACAACAATTATTATATTACCCTGTAACTAATGCCAACTTTGATACTGAATCATATAACACATTTGCAGATCACTATTATTTAACAAAGGAAGGAATGGAATGGTTCTGGGATCAATACACAACTGACCCTGAACAAAGAGCTGAGATCACTGCCTCACCTTTACGTGCAACTAAAGAACAACTTGAAGGATTACCAGATGCAATGATCCTAAATGGTGAAGCCGACGTTTTACGTGATGAAGGTGAAGAATATGCCAGACACTTACGTGAAGCCGGCGTTGATGTAACTCAAATCCAATTCCAAGGTATGATCCATGACTTTGTAATGATCAATTCATTAGATGAAGCAAAAGCTACTAGAGCTGCTATGGACGCTTCTACAAAGTGGTTAAACAAGAAGAACAACAAATAA
- a CDS encoding alpha/beta hydrolase — MENKQWPIFYIHGFRGGDYTTEKMIESALKFNHKDEYLKATISWRGKITYEGTWTSDHHPIIQVVFKNKYVGSTQISYWLSKLLFNLRTKHEFDTYDAIGHSLGAVALLLVNLKEKLHPYMPRLKKLVTIAGPFNGILGLGDLPNVNRIKPDGRPAFMSPTYFRIFMGRNSISDDLRVLNIYGNVDDHSNSDKYISVTSVKSISYILKPRVKEYIDYPVNGSKAEHSLMHDNSEILKRVNNFIYSNPLT, encoded by the coding sequence ATGGAAAATAAACAATGGCCGATATTTTATATTCACGGCTTTCGTGGTGGGGACTACACGACTGAAAAAATGATTGAGTCTGCATTGAAGTTTAATCATAAAGACGAATATTTAAAAGCTACAATTAGTTGGCGTGGAAAAATCACATATGAAGGAACTTGGACTAGTGATCATCATCCAATAATTCAAGTTGTTTTTAAGAACAAATATGTCGGAAGTACGCAGATATCATACTGGTTATCCAAATTACTATTCAATCTAAGAACTAAGCATGAATTTGATACTTATGATGCAATCGGGCATTCACTTGGTGCTGTAGCTTTACTTTTGGTTAATTTAAAAGAGAAGCTTCATCCCTATATGCCTAGATTAAAAAAGCTAGTTACTATAGCTGGTCCATTTAATGGCATATTAGGTCTAGGGGACCTTCCAAATGTCAACCGTATTAAGCCTGATGGCCGGCCGGCCTTTATGAGTCCGACTTATTTCAGAATTTTTATGGGTAGGAATTCTATATCAGACGATTTGAGAGTCTTGAATATATACGGTAATGTTGATGATCATTCAAATAGTGACAAATATATTTCGGTGACATCTGTAAAATCAATTTCATATATTCTTAAACCTCGTGTCAAAGAATATATTGACTATCCAGTCAACGGATCCAAGGCTGAACATTCTCTTATGCACGATAATTCAGAAATATTAAAGCGAGTAAATAATTTTATTTATTCCAATCCATTAACATAA
- a CDS encoding YhgE/Pip domain-containing protein, whose protein sequence is MKRTLKSTPATLLMLALIILPCLYCWFNVWALWDPYSNTSDLKVAVYSDDQSVKLNDEKIAIGKDLIANLKKNDGLGWTFVDSKQELNQGVKDGSYYAGIYIPKNFSKDIISFASGKIKKPTLVYSVNQKINAVAPKLTSSGATTLQNTISEEFIGTVSKTITNVLNKSGVEIENNLPMLRRLSSLLVTTDDNRDELQDIMDKVKQANTIVPDLNNKLSEANEMYGYIPQLNTDAQKLVTLNNFLPLADSGGTAVKQLQNKIPEIQSAGTQINTVDTDFSQISNLMDSSITQVNNGINVITSVENVMPEVTEFGKSAQSSVEDVNNNLIPKLQKALPVIKSTVDTGLSMVYNLSKQISTSATNINTLIDKIKENPDNDQVQSQLKTVLQNIADNGAQIGSVAKQVASTLTDLQNTYNQLASQNGKEQTTKLDRPIKLLNNLEPLGNTLATQANYILDNYDNLSTDELQSKLTELATQSNTLADQVTSIQNLGIIDSVSDTISTTQSLLTSASTVLSDLNTSVIPEIPALLNNTKGILQTAQTYLQKYQQQLPAIGNEIHDANTLLNGNMSNIVTGINVANDFYNNDYPNLKKKLATATFFVQYQLPEIENQLSTTLNLINTKTPELEQSLAAANDFAVNDWPQLEKDVHHSAKLLKAGTKDVDLSAIIKLMKADANTESDFFSNPVKLKQDNLYNIPNYGSASAPFYLALCIWVGALLLSSVFTVHFKLNDKEKLRYGFKQQFNGRYLTFFSLNLFQSIAASLGNIFILHAYVQNKVALVLFAMLISFVFISILYSLVQMFGTVGKGLGIIILVLSISGAGGNFPVVLSDGFFRVINPYLPFTYAVNLFREAVGGIYWPNAIKDIVVLLAFGIVFYLMGLLLTEKLKPLINKLHKSAKKSMIIE, encoded by the coding sequence ATTAAACGTACTTTAAAATCAACGCCGGCAACTCTTTTGATGCTAGCGCTGATTATTTTGCCATGCCTTTATTGCTGGTTTAATGTATGGGCATTGTGGGACCCATATTCCAATACTAGTGATTTGAAAGTGGCTGTTTATTCTGATGATCAATCAGTTAAATTAAACGACGAAAAAATTGCGATTGGTAAAGATCTAATTGCCAATTTAAAGAAGAACGATGGTTTAGGATGGACATTTGTCGACTCTAAACAAGAATTGAATCAAGGGGTAAAGGACGGTAGTTATTATGCTGGTATCTATATTCCCAAGAATTTCTCCAAAGATATTATTAGTTTTGCTTCTGGAAAAATAAAGAAGCCTACTTTGGTATACTCTGTTAATCAAAAAATAAACGCTGTTGCGCCAAAACTGACCAGTTCCGGAGCGACGACTCTGCAGAATACAATTTCTGAAGAGTTCATCGGAACCGTCAGTAAGACAATAACTAATGTCTTGAACAAATCTGGCGTAGAAATTGAAAATAACCTACCAATGTTACGTCGTTTATCCAGTCTATTAGTCACGACTGATGATAATCGCGATGAATTACAAGACATCATGGACAAAGTTAAACAAGCTAATACAATCGTGCCTGATTTAAATAACAAATTAAGTGAAGCAAACGAAATGTATGGCTACATTCCACAATTAAATACTGATGCACAAAAGCTCGTTACATTGAATAACTTCTTACCACTAGCTGATTCCGGTGGTACCGCTGTAAAACAACTTCAAAATAAAATACCCGAAATCCAGAGTGCTGGTACTCAGATCAACACTGTTGACACTGATTTTAGCCAAATTTCCAACTTAATGGATAGCAGCATAACTCAGGTCAATAACGGTATCAATGTCATTACATCAGTGGAAAACGTTATGCCAGAAGTTACCGAATTTGGTAAAAGTGCCCAATCTAGCGTTGAAGATGTTAATAACAATCTGATCCCAAAACTCCAAAAGGCACTGCCAGTTATTAAATCAACTGTCGATACTGGATTATCAATGGTTTACAACTTATCCAAACAGATCAGTACTTCAGCAACCAATATAAATACCTTGATCGATAAAATCAAAGAAAATCCTGATAATGATCAGGTACAGTCACAGTTAAAGACGGTACTTCAAAATATCGCTGATAATGGTGCACAGATTGGGAGCGTGGCTAAACAAGTCGCTTCTACATTAACTGATCTGCAGAATACTTATAATCAACTTGCCTCTCAAAACGGTAAGGAACAAACAACAAAACTTGATCGACCAATCAAATTGCTCAATAACTTAGAACCCTTAGGGAATACCTTGGCAACACAGGCCAACTACATTCTTGATAATTACGACAATTTGAGTACTGATGAACTGCAAAGCAAATTGACTGAACTAGCAACACAATCAAATACTCTTGCTGACCAAGTGACTTCGATCCAAAATCTTGGGATTATAGATTCTGTCTCTGATACTATATCCACTACTCAGTCACTGTTAACAAGTGCCAGTACCGTCTTAAGTGACTTAAATACCAGTGTCATCCCTGAGATTCCAGCGTTATTGAACAATACCAAAGGAATCCTGCAAACAGCTCAAACTTATCTACAGAAGTATCAACAACAATTGCCCGCAATCGGTAATGAAATTCACGATGCCAACACATTGCTCAATGGCAATATGAGTAACATCGTTACAGGAATCAATGTTGCCAATGACTTTTATAACAATGACTATCCTAATTTAAAGAAAAAATTAGCTACGGCAACTTTCTTCGTTCAATATCAATTACCTGAAATTGAGAACCAGTTAAGTACAACTTTGAATCTGATCAATACTAAAACACCAGAATTAGAGCAATCACTAGCCGCAGCTAATGACTTCGCTGTAAACGACTGGCCTCAATTAGAAAAAGACGTTCATCACTCTGCCAAGTTATTAAAAGCTGGGACAAAGGATGTCGATCTTTCAGCCATTATCAAATTAATGAAGGCTGATGCTAATACTGAATCTGACTTTTTCTCCAATCCAGTCAAATTGAAGCAAGACAACTTGTATAACATCCCTAATTACGGTTCAGCTAGTGCACCATTTTATCTAGCCTTATGTATTTGGGTCGGAGCCCTACTCCTATCTAGTGTTTTCACAGTTCACTTCAAACTAAACGACAAAGAAAAACTTCGATATGGTTTCAAGCAACAATTCAATGGACGTTACTTAACTTTCTTCTCATTGAATCTATTCCAATCAATCGCAGCATCCCTAGGTAATATCTTCATATTACATGCATACGTTCAAAACAAAGTGGCACTAGTCTTGTTTGCTATGTTGATAAGCTTTGTCTTCATATCTATCCTGTATTCACTTGTGCAGATGTTTGGGACAGTTGGTAAAGGACTTGGAATTATCATCTTAGTACTATCAATTTCTGGTGCTGGTGGTAACTTCCCGGTTGTTCTATCAGACGGATTCTTCCGAGTCATTAATCCATACCTACCCTTCACATATGCGGTAAACTTATTCCGTGAAGCTGTTGGTGGAATTTATTGGCCGAATGCAATCAAAGACATTGTAGTTTTACTAGCCTTTGGTATCGTATTTTACTTGATGGGACTTCTACTAACCGAAAAATTGAAACCACTGATCAATAAACTTCACAAGAGTGCTAAGAAGAGTATGATAATCGAATAA
- a CDS encoding ribonuclease H family protein, translated as MQKYYAVRRGKNPGIYRSWAECKSQVDGFTGARYKSFTTEAEAKEFLKGKDSYTPKTKTNKSSDIKDFDIVIYTDGGSRNHGNVKGGHVKSNDRAAWAYHINAGSKVFEGTDGEFGATNNRMEIMALIESIKRLNELKLNNRKIIFILDSQYVLNAITKNWLNGWKRRGFKKADGKVPINVELWKELDKLLPTVSDKTFEWTKGHATNVGNNRVDELLNETMDKM; from the coding sequence GTGCAAAAATATTACGCAGTACGACGTGGCAAAAATCCGGGAATTTATCGTTCTTGGGCAGAATGTAAGAGTCAAGTTGACGGTTTTACCGGTGCCCGTTATAAAAGCTTCACTACAGAAGCTGAGGCTAAAGAATTTTTGAAGGGTAAGGATTCATATACACCAAAGACTAAGACCAACAAATCTAGTGATATTAAAGACTTCGATATCGTTATTTATACCGACGGTGGATCCCGTAATCATGGAAACGTCAAAGGTGGACACGTCAAAAGTAATGATCGAGCAGCCTGGGCATATCATATCAACGCTGGGAGCAAAGTGTTTGAAGGAACCGATGGAGAGTTCGGTGCCACAAATAATCGAATGGAAATTATGGCTCTAATTGAGAGCATTAAACGATTGAATGAATTGAAACTTAATAATAGGAAGATAATCTTCATTTTAGATTCACAATATGTACTTAATGCCATAACGAAAAATTGGTTAAATGGCTGGAAACGCCGCGGATTTAAAAAAGCTGATGGAAAAGTTCCAATCAATGTTGAATTATGGAAAGAACTAGATAAATTGTTACCAACAGTATCAGATAAGACCTTTGAGTGGACCAAAGGACATGCGACAAACGTTGGTAATAACCGCGTTGATGAGTTGTTGAATGAGACCATGGATAAAATGTAG
- the cls gene encoding cardiolipin synthase, protein MIDVWIIWLILIILLLNTISALITVFHRPRNIVTTWAWILVLILLPIVGFLIYAFFGRGIAQEKIFSISNQKHVGLDQLKLMEIADTTKRRLIENQNNNNDPATRSDQTHYADHIIKFFNETEEAPLTRHNKVDLFFDGKEKFEKMFEDVRNAKETVHVEYYAFIKSDIGDEFLKLLTQKAKEGLEVRLIYDPWGSNGTRKSWFKDFEAAGGEVLQFITSKNVIAKTRLNYHLHRKIVVIDGCIGWTGGFNVGDQYVNVTEKFGYWRDTHVRIKGVATLLLQERFFQDWNASIEKSEEALVFDEKYFPSDKFDDTDNSPIQIVSDGPDRREEVLKDGFIDMIVSAKKSVWIQSPYLVPDDPMFTALTIAARSGVDVRIMIPCMPDHPFIYRATQYYANLLTSYGIKIYSYQKGFLHAKASVFDGKICTVGSMNQDFRSYSLNFEANAFIYDSKVAHKISRAFENDMKDSLLITPEVIKSQGHWLHFKQRFSRLLSPIL, encoded by the coding sequence ATGATTGATGTCTGGATTATTTGGTTAATATTAATTATTTTATTACTTAATACAATATCAGCACTTATCACCGTCTTCCACAGACCTAGAAATATCGTTACGACCTGGGCTTGGATCTTAGTTTTAATCCTCCTACCGATAGTAGGGTTTTTAATTTACGCTTTCTTTGGGCGTGGAATTGCTCAAGAGAAAATATTCAGTATCAGTAACCAAAAGCACGTTGGTTTAGATCAATTAAAACTAATGGAAATTGCGGATACAACCAAACGTAGATTAATTGAAAATCAGAATAATAACAATGATCCTGCCACAAGATCGGATCAAACACATTATGCAGATCATATTATTAAATTCTTCAATGAAACCGAAGAAGCTCCTTTGACACGACATAATAAAGTAGACTTGTTCTTTGATGGTAAAGAAAAATTCGAAAAAATGTTTGAAGATGTTAGAAACGCCAAAGAAACAGTCCACGTTGAATACTATGCTTTCATAAAAAGTGACATCGGGGACGAGTTTTTGAAACTTCTGACACAGAAAGCTAAAGAAGGACTCGAAGTACGCTTGATTTATGATCCATGGGGTTCAAATGGAACACGTAAAAGCTGGTTTAAGGATTTTGAAGCAGCCGGCGGCGAGGTCCTCCAATTTATTACCTCTAAAAACGTTATTGCCAAAACTCGACTCAACTATCACTTGCATAGAAAAATCGTTGTTATTGATGGATGCATTGGCTGGACAGGTGGATTCAACGTTGGTGATCAATATGTAAATGTTACAGAGAAATTTGGATATTGGCGTGACACCCATGTCCGTATAAAAGGTGTCGCTACTTTACTTCTACAGGAACGCTTCTTCCAAGACTGGAATGCTTCTATTGAAAAAAGTGAAGAGGCATTGGTATTTGACGAGAAGTACTTCCCATCTGATAAGTTCGATGACACTGACAATTCACCTATTCAAATCGTCAGTGACGGACCAGATAGACGTGAAGAGGTACTAAAAGATGGCTTCATTGATATGATTGTCAGTGCAAAAAAAAGCGTTTGGATTCAATCACCTTACCTAGTTCCTGACGATCCTATGTTTACTGCTTTAACAATTGCGGCCAGATCAGGAGTTGACGTCAGGATCATGATCCCATGTATGCCAGATCATCCCTTCATCTATCGTGCCACACAGTATTACGCTAACTTACTAACTAGTTATGGTATCAAGATCTATAGCTATCAAAAAGGGTTCTTACACGCCAAAGCTAGTGTCTTTGATGGCAAGATATGTACTGTTGGATCAATGAATCAAGACTTTAGAAGTTATTCATTGAACTTTGAGGCAAATGCCTTCATCTATGATTCTAAAGTTGCTCACAAAATATCACGTGCCTTTGAAAATGATATGAAAGATAGCCTTTTGATAACGCCTGAAGTAATTAAAAGTCAGGGTCATTGGTTGCATTTCAAACAAAGATTTTCTAGATTATTATCACCTATTCTATAG
- a CDS encoding BspA family leucine-rich repeat surface protein, with amino-acid sequence MAQNSTYEISIKFRKTILTGIIAMGGLCLFVCRGVTVHASKNDSEIQRLMDVNAILESEATSSDAVSVIQPKDDSLMSGVFGTCDWDVDSDGTLTIHEGTLDAGAGNWMSYVDYIVNVKIDDGVIFNQDSSNLFASLTNVKTIDVTNADTSNVYDMSNMFKSCPVLTTISGIKNFDTSQTTNMHGMFDTVVSLKTLDLSTWDTSNVVDMGRLFAGDSALKVTGLNDLDTSQVTDMQYMFYNSRQESLDDIENWDVSKVENFAWFFGSCTKLTEIDLSNWDTSSATSMQSMFTQMSAYPVINMGGKFTTENVTNFSLMFASSNMETLDLSNFNTSKVLNMSWMFSNTKYLTTLLGSFDTSSTTSLDTMFSNSSLNDLSGLNLEEWDTSKCTNFSNMFTNTTFTNLDVVANFDFSKAFIISEMFSGCKNLTSIDVSKFDLSKVSSASSIFEGDTSLRTLDLSSWDTTNLDMGDALSGTDSLWKINLGPKTILSSNIGLVTPPGNDTEIFDDTTSEVYTNISDHWQTVLNGTDHDPKGPTYSVDDIYNLYANPSSSDSTIVWQQEPYYEASIEVPSVDFKASLPSAKGVVQRQSDWGIIFHNYSYPAQPLTKSIEVKVSSPLTSTEGNVLNDSLIFKKENGETVTLNDNNQSIFNGSIPSTIGDDGSGNQQLLWDDDGGLLLNLDGTQLSGDYQGTLDWTMVDSV; translated from the coding sequence ATGGCACAAAATAGTACATACGAAATTTCCATTAAATTCCGGAAAACTATTTTGACTGGGATAATAGCAATGGGCGGACTATGTTTATTTGTCTGCAGAGGTGTAACTGTGCATGCCTCTAAAAACGACAGTGAGATTCAGCGGTTAATGGATGTTAATGCTATCTTAGAGTCTGAGGCAACAAGTAGTGATGCAGTTTCTGTGATTCAGCCAAAAGACGATTCTTTGATGAGCGGAGTATTTGGGACTTGTGATTGGGATGTCGATTCCGATGGTACTTTGACCATTCATGAAGGAACTTTAGATGCTGGTGCAGGAAATTGGATGTCATATGTGGATTATATTGTTAACGTCAAAATTGATGATGGAGTTATTTTCAATCAGGATTCGTCGAACTTATTCGCTTCATTGACGAATGTGAAAACAATAGATGTCACTAATGCGGATACTAGTAACGTTTACGATATGTCCAACATGTTTAAGAGTTGTCCAGTTTTAACGACGATTTCTGGTATTAAGAACTTTGATACGAGTCAAACAACTAATATGCACGGGATGTTTGATACTGTTGTTTCACTAAAAACACTCGATCTATCCACATGGGATACTTCTAATGTGGTCGATATGGGCAGATTATTTGCTGGTGACAGTGCTTTGAAAGTTACGGGATTGAATGATTTGGATACTAGTCAGGTCACAGATATGCAGTATATGTTTTATAATTCCAGACAAGAATCTCTTGATGATATTGAGAATTGGGATGTATCTAAAGTGGAGAATTTTGCTTGGTTCTTTGGATCATGTACTAAATTGACCGAGATTGATTTGTCGAATTGGGATACAAGCAGTGCAACTTCCATGCAGTCGATGTTCACACAGATGTCAGCCTATCCTGTTATCAATATGGGTGGTAAATTCACTACTGAGAATGTAACGAATTTCAGTTTGATGTTTGCGTCTAGTAACATGGAGACACTAGATCTGTCCAATTTTAATACGAGTAAAGTTTTGAATATGTCATGGATGTTTTCTAATACTAAGTATTTAACAACCTTACTAGGTAGCTTTGATACTAGTAGTACTACTAGTTTGGATACGATGTTTTCAAATAGTTCATTGAATGATCTTAGCGGGCTGAATCTAGAAGAGTGGGATACTAGCAAATGTACTAATTTTTCCAATATGTTTACTAATACGACATTTACCAACCTAGATGTGGTCGCAAACTTCGATTTTTCTAAAGCATTTATTATTAGTGAAATGTTTTCGGGATGTAAAAACCTTACTAGTATCGATGTCTCCAAGTTTGACCTGAGCAAGGTATCGAGTGCGTCATCAATATTTGAAGGTGATACTTCACTAAGGACACTGGATCTTTCGAGTTGGGATACTACCAATCTTGATATGGGTGATGCGCTTTCTGGTACTGACAGTTTATGGAAGATAAACTTAGGCCCCAAGACTATTCTGTCTAGTAATATTGGTTTAGTTACGCCACCCGGTAATGACACGGAGATCTTTGATGATACTACTTCTGAGGTCTATACAAATATCAGTGATCATTGGCAAACGGTCCTAAATGGTACTGACCATGATCCAAAAGGTCCAACTTATTCAGTAGATGATATATACAACCTTTATGCGAATCCATCCAGTAGTGATTCGACGATTGTTTGGCAACAAGAACCATATTATGAAGCATCTATTGAGGTCCCATCGGTTGATTTTAAAGCGTCACTACCTAGTGCCAAAGGTGTGGTTCAGCGTCAAAGTGACTGGGGAATAATCTTTCACAATTATTCATATCCAGCTCAACCACTGACCAAGTCGATAGAGGTGAAAGTATCTAGTCCATTAACATCGACTGAAGGGAACGTTTTGAACGATTCTTTGATATTTAAAAAAGAAAATGGTGAAACTGTCACATTGAATGACAATAACCAAAGTATCTTTAATGGTTCGATTCCATCTACAATAGGAGATGATGGGTCTGGAAATCAACAACTCTTATGGGATGATGATGGAGGATTATTATTGAATCTTGATGGAACACAGCTCTCTGGTGATTATCAAGGTACACTTGATTGGACTATGGTTGATAGTGTTTAG
- a CDS encoding zinc metallopeptidase, whose product MYGYLGYGFGPTFILVIIGIAISLWASWYVKHTFNRYDQYDSSRGTTGADAARYILDQSGLQNIQINRVSGNLTDNYNPGNKTLNLSDSTFASTSVAAIGVAAHECGHAIQDKNAYVPMRARAALVPAVNLGSNFSIPLIFVGILLGRNHTLIMAGIILFSLVVLFQLVTLPVEFNASGRAIKILSSGDLLEKNEVPMVRKVLGAAALTYVAAALSSALQLIRLILIFGNNRD is encoded by the coding sequence ATGTATGGATATTTAGGGTATGGCTTTGGCCCCACTTTCATCTTAGTTATTATTGGTATTGCTATAAGTTTGTGGGCGTCATGGTATGTCAAGCACACTTTTAACAGGTACGACCAATATGACAGTAGTCGTGGCACTACCGGTGCTGATGCGGCTCGTTATATTCTGGATCAATCAGGTCTCCAAAACATCCAAATCAATCGTGTCAGTGGTAATTTAACAGATAACTACAATCCTGGTAATAAGACGTTGAATCTATCAGATTCGACCTTTGCTTCTACCTCAGTTGCGGCTATCGGTGTTGCTGCCCATGAATGTGGACACGCTATCCAAGATAAGAATGCTTATGTACCAATGCGTGCAAGAGCTGCATTAGTTCCAGCTGTGAATCTTGGATCTAATTTCTCCATTCCTTTGATCTTTGTTGGTATCCTTTTAGGAAGAAACCACACTTTGATCATGGCAGGGATTATCTTGTTCTCACTAGTTGTATTGTTCCAATTGGTCACTTTACCAGTTGAATTCAATGCCTCTGGACGTGCAATAAAGATACTTAGTTCTGGTGATTTACTTGAAAAGAACGAAGTACCAATGGTAAGAAAAGTCCTTGGTGCAGCCGCTTTAACTTATGTTGCTGCAGCATTGTCATCAGCACTTCAATTGATACGTTTGATTTTGATATTTGGTAATAACCGAGATTGA